In Betta splendens chromosome 1, fBetSpl5.4, whole genome shotgun sequence, the genomic stretch CCATGCTCCCATCAGCAGCCTACTCCAGGCTCTATCCGTACTGGCTTTTGTTGTGGCAGGCTGCATGTAGTTGAAAAAAACGAAggagggaaacaaacagaaagagacggagagggagaaagagtaaGAGTCTCTGGGGGATTTGGGGGGTCTGTAGCGAACACTGTTAATAGTAGGCAGGGGTCAGCGGCGCTACTAAACAGTCTGTATGACTGCCAGGGTGGCTGTGAAAACAGCACCTGCTGGTAGCGCCACTTGACAAAGGCAGCTGGGTCAACAGCCACTGTGGGAATTTATCAACTTTGGGAGGGGTGGTGTATGTGTGAAAGCGAGGGAGTGGGAGAGGAGAGACACAGCTCACCAAATAGGTAGAAGCAACGACAGAGTGAAATGATGACGGCGTAAACATGACACGCGCATGGGCGGAAATGTCCCTGACGTGAGGAGGATGAGAAACCTGAGTGACGTGCACAGGTCCATGAGTTACTGCTTGGCTGCACAGATAAGGCAGACTGGGTCGACTGATGCTGGCCTTTGGTAAAGTCTGCTGCCCTTCATCAGCTAAACATTAACATATCCTAACACTGACGTCCATTCAGGTCTTTGCCATCGGAGCTGTGTGAACGCGGTGTCTCAAATTTGTTCCCGCTCTGTTTGAttatgtttgtcagtgtgtatgtgtgtgtttagcttATTGGCTCACGGGGCCTGTTTGACTGACATGAGGTATATGTGAGAAAAGAGCTGTGGAGTGGTGTACATTGTGACTACTAACAATGGCTTAATCAAACGGCCCAGTGTGGTCCCTTTTGCTGTTTTGTCATCTGACTCTATTGTCTGGGGGCTTCTTTTGTAGCTTCATTCCTTGTTTTAATTGTGCAAGAAATTTACTGTGTATTGTAGAAAGCGGGGCTATTCAGTGGGACTGGCAAGAAGCTTTGTCAAGGGAAGGACCACAGCAGCGATGCAGGAAGATTTAGAAGGGATGGGAAAATAAAGAACAGACTTTTTTTCTGCAGCGTGCTGAAAGCTAGCGTACCACGCGCTCACACAAGCTGAAAAATGTGCAAGTTAGTGTGTGCCGTGCCCACcacccacacaaaacacagaggcacacacacagattaataTATCCACACACGAGCACCCACGGCCTCCCCTGCGCACCCAGTGATTTGTGACTTCCATGGCTAATGGACCTCACAAAGGAGGTCCCAGGCCCCTATTTGAAGTCCACAATGTCTTTTTAAGGTCTCTGCTCACTGTAATTCAATCAGTCCAGCCTGCAGCTGACAAAACCTTAGACTGGGAAAGGTCCTTCACATTACAACTTTCCCTTCTTGTCTCTGGAGAGGGGCTGTAACAAACAGAAAGGCAAACTGCATTTCACACAGGCTTCAGCAGGGGGTCTGGCTCTGTAGGTTAAGCAGAGTGTGTCCATGCATGGACACAAGATCATGCCTTATGATTTGTTGAACACTGTAACTTTACTGCACGACTCCCATGgcatattatatatacacacagagGGACTGGAACAAATCTATCTTGTGctgtttaataatgtttttgtttgttagtaTGAACCCTCTCTCATAAACAAAAAGCTCTTTCTAACATTATTTGTTCCTGGCATAAATACAATGCCTTCACTGTATAAATAACTAGTATTAAACGCAGACTTAATGGGACTGAAAACCGGTAGTAAAACCAGCTCATGAATACCTGTCTATACTATATAACAGAACAACGTAGATTATCTACACATTTCACTctgaataatattaatattttaatccTGTATGTTGAAGTTGTTTGGTGTGTTTTGCTTTGAAACGTCTAAATGTCTCCATATACTGGAGAGGAAGTATTATTGCGAGTACTCCTGTGCCAGAGCTGTACCACAAACAAGTGCTGTGTCTCTCAGTCATACTAGTACAGCCTGATACCACACACCCTGAGTATGGTTTCCAATGCATGGTGGCCTATTTATTATCAGAGGGGTACTCCAACTGACAAACAAATAGCTAGAAATGAAGTCATCTGGCCAGGACatgtttacacaaacactgctgaGGGATTTTATGGCTGATGTTTCTCTGTAAGCCTTTACCACTCTCCCTAACAATTCTTCCTTTCTCCCTCTAAGTTCCCAAACACACAGTTGATCATAACACACTGCAAGATGCTATACTGGACCACAAAACCCACCATACTTTATAACAAAACTGTTTCTGAAAGAGCTCTAGGCTCCAGATGTCTCTGTATTATGGACAAGAAAAGAGGGAGGACCACCAGACTTGATAACGCACTGGGGTCAGACTAGTTAGTTACCCCATTTACTCCCCCGTCACGCCCTCTCCACCCTCCTTGTAACAAGATCCTAATAACGAAGCCAAAATGTATTAGGAGTTAGGACTCCTAACACCACAAGGTCTGCACAGACTAAACAACTTCCATCATCAGCTGATGGAAAGAATTGTTCCTTGGGAGAAATAAGCCCAGCAGGCTTGCcagaaaacataaatacaatGTGAGCCAGCAGGGCCCCTATGAAACATCTGTGGTGTAATTAATTGCATGGGTGGCACTGTAGTCACCCAAAAGTGAGCTGTGGATGCGTTTCTTTCGTGATTCAGAGACATGCGGATTTGCTGCCACTGCACTGCTTCTTTCGGTTTAATAAAATCTGCCTGAAGAAAATTTGTATTATTGAGACTGAGAGTGCTTTCAGAAAGTTAGATGTAAACACATCCCACTTTTGAATTGGGGAGACGACCCAAGCACTGTCTTATTCACTCGAGACTTCCTTCCTCGTACAAAGATAGGAGGAATGTGAAGGTTCAGCTCGAAACCTTAGAAGCTATTGGCTGTAATTACAAGGTCTGCTTATGTTTGGAATAAGTTCTTTACTTTTATGGTGATATATCAGACAGGAAAGTTTATATATCCATCTAGTGTGGGATGAATTCAAGCCCTGTCTGCATATTTTCTGGTCTTGAGTGACAAATGTTTTTCACATGTACTTGCTTTTCCACAAACAGTTTATAGATCTATCACTATCTGAATGATGTCTAATACTGTGATGCATATGGTAAGcattatgacacacacacacacacacacacacacacacacacacacacacacacacacacacacacacacacacacacacacacacacacacacacacacacacacacacacacacacacacacacacacacacacagaatacaaatacaaaattgGAGATTTTGGAGAACAGGTGCCTCTGTGCTATCCTAAAGTTGACCTGCTGAGCTTGAACGAAAACCAGCATGCAACAGTTACAACAGTGAAGGCTGCTGGGTAGTGAGTGTTGCTATTACTTTACACTAACCTTATGAAAGGTTATGGTTATTCTCTAGTTGCTGCACCTCATTTGTTTTGGCTACAGCAGATGGTGATCTGATGACTGGTTCTGGTGACCATGAACGTGTGTGGAAGGGAAGTGTGTACGGTAAGTgcagtaaagaaaaaagtgggacaagaagaaataaaatatgTGCCCCTTCTGTGAAACGTGATCAGCTCTAGATCCATGATGCATGAAACAAAAGATTGCGTCATGGGTGTCTGATCCTCTATGATATACCGTTTGTGGGGTTATCTTAGCCTCACCAGCACCACCAAAACAAAGCCAGCATGAAATTGGGGATTGCAGGCGAGTTTGTCTCAATTGGTAGCATGGACAAGAAATGAAGGATCATGAATTTACTGAAGCAAGACCTATTTGCAGACCAGAAAAGCCTACAGACATACTATTATACTGTAAGTAACCTAAAACCAACCCCCACAATAAAGACATTGTAGTTCTTGGATATACCTTTTGGGGTCCACCAGCTTGTAGAGTTTCCCACTATGTGACTGAACCATGCTTTTACTGCTTGCCAAAATATACACTTCACCTGCaacaaaaaagaagaacaaatatCAGATGGAAATAATCAATTAGCATCAATTAGCATGCAAGGtgcaagagaagaagaggaaacaaACGGACAGGGAACAGGATACAACATGAGTACACAAGTGTAGCTAAAGTTTCTAAAATGTTGCACTTGCCACAAAATAAGTGTAATGGGACAATTGGACACTCATGACTGGGAACCAGGCGGATAATTCAATAAGGAACAAGCCCACAAGAAAATTCCATAAAGGGACAAATTGTAAACATGTGTCTGTGGGGCCCCATACTTAGGACACGCTTTGAGTCCTTCCATGATTCTTGCACCGTTTGCAAGCCACGATGAAACGCAGGAATCTTCAAATACAATGTCAGACTTGGCTAGAACCATGATCAAACATTTATGATGACCGTGTGGGTGATCCAAaccatatttttaatttaaatcagAAACACCAGAGAGGTTCGACTTGTAAAATAATCTGTTTTAATCAGTTTACTAAGTAAAAGGTTGTGTATCTTACCTATGCAAACCACTGTCTTGTAGGTAATTTTATAGAACGGGGGTGTGTTTGGAAGGGAATGCCCATCAATCCAAAACATAGGTTTAACATCTTTTTTACTTggccagctgtttgttttttgtttacatttttacattagcTTACGTTTCTACATATTACATTGAAATGTCAAACATGTGATACAATCTCCACTTCATGATGAAAATATATAAACCTATATCACAAATGGATGAAATGTTGCCATTGTTTGAAGTCAACAAACCCTCAAGGGTTCATTGTCAACTACCTGTCACTTATGTAGGAagggaaacaacaaaaaaaagtggGGCTGAGCATCTACCGTACGAAGAGACAAACCAATTTTACCAGTAGGTTTTTCAAATCATTGTTCTACTAACCTAGTTCATCCTCTCCAAAACCCAGGATATGTCCTACAAGCGTAGAGCCACAAGAGCTAGCGGAGCCCAGACACAAAGGTTTTTCCTGCCACTGTTCATCACTTGTTGATGCTGACATTGTAGACTTCTGGAGGATCCGCAGGTTACTAaggcacaaaaaacacacagttattAGGGTGCAGTGTCATTAGGATAGGTAAACAGTGATGAAACACCTGCTCTTCACCTTATATGCACAGCTTCAATTTAcactataaatataatattatttcatattattaGATTGGAGAAATTCACAGAAGCAGCACACAAAAACAGTATAGCGTGCAAAAGCATAGGTCAGAGTCAAGTATGTCCAAAATAACTGTTACAAATGTACAcgtatttataaataaaaaaaatcagaaaatcAGAAATAATCAGAAATAGCAATCTTCAATACATAAACCATGTATGAGCCTTTACCCAGCCACAACAATGTGTGCCCAAATTGTAATGAGTCACACcacacattgttttaaatgcagtGCCAACTCCTGATAGTGATAGTGTACTTTTCTCTTGCTATTGACTTCCTTTATTTACTCAAGTGTCAGTGTTTGGCATGAGCAAAGTGGGATGAATTACAAACCAAAGAAGTGTGAATAGCACAAGGAGGAATGTTCAATTTCCATTTGAGCTGAATAGGCCCCAGCCATAGCGGTGACAGTAACATAAAACTTGTTTCCACTCTGTCCGTTTACTTTGGTAGATCCAACAGATCCAAAAGACACACTTTTGTCTGTCATATTGATCTTGAAGGATGACAATGTCTCTAATAAGTCATGAATCAACTGCAAAAATGGAGCCGTTACAAACTGTTCAAATGAAAGGCCCAGGTTTTTGGCATGatgtacacaaacaaaaacctAATGTTCAGCTGCGTTGTAGTGACTCGAGTCAGTTTGTTGTCTTACGTACCCATTTCTATCCCCAAACACATAACTGTCATACAGTCTCCTCGACTGGCAGCCTCTGTAGATGAAGCCTCCCACAAGCGGTGCCCCTCCAGTGGACTGCAGGTCATAGACAGAGGGCTCATTTTCTGCAGAGTAATGAGGAGATCTGATTAAGTTACGTACATGTGAAGTACTAGAATGCATTACTATTCACAAATCAAAACAGTTCAAGCGTCAATCATGTATCTGGGTactgaataaaatatgaaattgACTAGTAATgtagaaaatgtgcaaatgttgTTTTATAAGTTGATTCATGAAGCCaatacatttaaagaaaaaactgAACTTTTAACTGACCATAGTCTTTCCCCTTTGTAATTTCCAGTATTCTTCCTGCTGATGTATTTTTGCCACTAGCATCTGTACACAACATTAAGAGGCTTCCATTGTCCCTCTGGAGTCGGTCCAATGCGCACCTGCAGTACACAATAAAATCAAGATGATCTGTGGAGAAACAGTTAAGGTATGTCTTGATAGCAACCAACTACAAGGTGGCACTGCCTGGGTTTTCCATAAGAAAAGGAATGGTAAGTTGTGCCTTCTTCCCAACACAGTTCATCAAATAAACGCAGTCTAAACAAACTCAAGAAGAGTTTagagctactgtagctgcgACCTTCTGGGTGCCATATAAAAGTCTAGAACTAAATGTTTTACTCGCCTGCCTGGGTCATGTATTCCATGGGCAAAGATTTCAGGTGGCTGGTTGGTGCTGTTGAAGTAAGGGTTATCCCGTGGAATGGAATAAGGTGATGTACAACAGTCTGTGTCCACATCCACCCTTAAAACAGACCCTGTGAAATCACTGCAACCACGCAAACAAGAAAGATGATCACAAATGATACAAGCTAGACAAGTATTAGACAAGAATTGGCGAAATCAATCATTAAAGTTCCATCATCTACATCATTTATGAGAATAATGTATCTCACCTGAGTCCATCCATTTCTTCCATGTCATCCAGGGTGATCATCCCATCTCCCAGAACAATATGCAACAGACCATCAGGTCCGAAGAGCAGCTGGCCTCCAAGGTGCTTCCTGTGCAACTCAGCCACTTCCATTAGCACTCGAACTGTCCTGGTGTCTACCTGGTTTGGGTTTTTTCTGAAGAAAGCAGAAAACATAGCATCAGTCATGCCATGACAAAATATTAGTTACTATTCATTACAAAAAGCAATGTTTAAGAGGACTAGAGGTAACAATTTTAATTTCCACATAGACCAACAGATAACAAAAACATACATTACAACGTGGTCTACACGTGACTAATGAATGTCAGGTGAAAATCTGCAATGTAACCTCTTACAATCTGCAGTATAAGGTGTCATTTTATAAATGAGGGTTGCTGATGAAATGCTGACACGACATCCTAACAAAATTCCAACATCACACAACTTAAAAGGTTGTCTGGCGACATTTTGTCTACATCTAACTCATTAACTCAGAGAAGGTGGGTGGAACACTGCAGATATAACAAAGGCTTCAAAGCGTTGCACAGTTTCTAGTGCTAAGTGAACATTTGGCTTCACAGTATCAGTAACCAATATTTCATAAAATGTGTTATTCTGGGTAGTcgtgcaataaaaataaaacaacaaaaaagattCTGCTAAACTAACGTCAAATACCTTTAACTGTAATTTCTCTATTAGACCATTCTCTGCAGTCGCTGCGACTACGTGGCAACACTGTAATTATGATTGGATCATACAGTCAAACATTCAACTGTGATTATGCAAATTAAAATGGAACACAAACACGTTCGTGAGAAAAGATGATTTTCTTAATCACAGGCTATTTTGAAGGGAGTGTGAGGTATAGATGAGGCAATATTGCTGTCATGTTAAGAGTTGCGCCTGCTATATATTGAGCAGAAGGTTGCTGACCTACTCTCTAAATAAATAGCTGAACAAAAATGGTGCTGCAGGGAAGTTTTATATTTACTAATACTATCTTTGTTTTGGCAATACTTGACAATACTtcaaacaaattaaacaaattaatgATAAAAATTAATTGAAAAGAAGTCTCAGAACTTTTGCAGTTACTACTGACCGTATTAATAACTACCCTTTAATAACATATAGTGATTAACAGACATGTGTTTAACATAGCATTGTAGCAGTTGGTTTTCTCGTGCTTTTAGGACATAAGCACCCAATATTTAAAAGATACACACTTCTCCCATTACCTCGAAATGGTGTATTCAACCACACGGAGAATATGGTCATGTGGTCCGATGGCCCAGCGCTCCTGGTTGGTGGTGTAGGAGACATAGAGCTTGCCATTCTTTTTGTAATTGGGGTGGAATGCCAAGCTTAGCAGACCCCTTTCATCTCCGCCCTGCAGTCAGATGAGAAACACAAAAGATCCAGGAGTTAATTATGTCCCTCCTTAGCTTCTGCTCGGCTGTGAGGGGCTGGAATCACCCCCCtctgtcatcttcatcatcaccaaGACCAACGCATACAGTCCTTACACACCACTCACCCTCATTCCCTTTAATTCTTCAACCTCTCTAATCTCCTTTTTTAATCACATTCCATTTCACACCCCTGCTAGTCTGTGCTTCTTAGTTTTTCTTCCCTTGGCTGTTTTCATTCACACCTTCATACACCTTAAACATACCATTACCAACCATTATAAAGCATTTGACTCCAAGCAGAGGTGCACCTCCTCTATAAACCCCACTTCCCGCCTTTCCCCAGTCTTTTTTGCAGCCTGGTTATGTGCGCTTGTCCTCAGGGTTGGGGGGCCCCTGTGACGCCCAGGCCCTCCCGGTGGCCCCCATTGTgcagtgatttgtgtgtgtaatCTTTGGGGGATATCCGTGAATGCTACGCTGAGTGGCTGAAAGAATTTATTAGCTCACTCACAGTTCATAGAGAGCACAAAAGTGCAAAGTGCTTCAGTCCATGCTTTTTGCTCCCTGTCCCCTCACACAAAATTTGAGGGttggaggcagggagggagggagagggaggcagggagggagggaggcagaatAGAGcacaataaaagagaaaaaaaaaagaaaacctaaaCAAGGAAGGAGCTGCCAACTCCCACTGTCTTGGCAACATGTTTAGAAAACATCTAAATTGCTTGTGTAATATGTAAACCTTTGTCTCACCCCGGAGGCAGCTGCATCAGTTGTCACTACCCTGGTGGTCCTTCCATCATAGTTAGCTGTAATAATCAGCTATAGCATTTCATTCCTTAGGCAAGGCATTCCAGGTCAGCCCTTTTTATGTAGCATTCTCACACTTAGTACTTTTTTCttgtcaaaaaaagaaaaaacagaattcTAGACTCAGGTAGAGTTCTTATAAAGTGATCTCTAACCCTTTCACAGCTACAAATAACAAACCTGTGCTATACTTTTCAAGatagtaatatatatatgtatgtaactaagaaaaacagaaaaacattcacTTTGGGTTGAAGAGTTGTCCACCTCGCCTTGACGTGATGAATTTGAGGATGCAGTAACCCTCCTCACTAGAGTGGGTCATGGACCACAGCTCCAAAGGGCTCTAAACTCTGAGCCAAAGGGGGACCACCAAAGTACACTATGGTTAAATGGGCTGAAATATTAGCTCTCTTGCTAATGTCTAACTCCTGCGACAGTCCCATCCTAAACCTCCTGAGCAACACACATGGTGAAATGTTTGGAATTGCTCAAAGGTGAGTATTAACAAGGTGACTTAGAGAAAGTACACATAATAAAGCttatttaatggctttaagCTTTAAATTAAGATTTTATggctgctttattttattattattattattatgaatttaACCAGTTACTACCATACACTGTATGTCTTGGCGTGTTTGGATATGctgcatatttatattttttattagttGGGGCTTGAATGTACACTTGTGTAAATAAAGAGTGGCTTAAGTTGTAAAATGCTTTGCCTTACTGGAGACATGTTCGTTTTTTCATCTCCATAGTTTTATGGTGACATTGTTTTTAAGTAGCAGCCTTCCCCAAGCTCCTATCAAGCACCTCAAATGACTGTGGTGTCTATCTAGGACACATTCCCTCCAGTTTTTTCTtgaacatatttgtttttttaatggccTTCATTCCTCTATAGCTGGACAGGAATCTCTCATGAGGGATTATCGCCTCGTTTTTTCACAAACACCTGCCGCTGCATTCCTCTTGCCTCCATTCCTGTTCTCTGAGGCTCAGGTTTTGGCATTGTCCAAGTATTGGCGTCACTCTACTGAAAGCTGGGAAAGTGAAATGCCGGGATGAAGAGCAGTTATTATCTTACACCTCATAGTGTGTTATATGGAATGCTGACCCCATCCGAGTAGGAgaggcactgacacacacacacacacacaacactatgtgttttcattctgcagGGGAAGCTGTCCACGAGTCACCTTTTGATCCTCATTGGATTACAGTCATGTCTCTGCCAAAAGACATTCTATGAGGTAATGGGAGCAAATACATGTTTCACTGACATCTTAATGCATGTATGCTCACACCTCCTCCTATAAAGCCTTATAATTTACAGAAACTATTTCACTGTAAAGCAAGCTCTGCAACTTTCACTAACAGGCATCCCACTGTCTGAGGATAATAGGAAGATAAAAATGAGTGTGACTCCACCTCTGATTGTGGGAAGAGTAAACAGTGCACATGTGCAAAACTAGTGATTTTGTTGAGTACAAGAGAAGCATTGCATGCTTTAATATATAATGTGTTATATGATGACACAGAGATTATAAAACAATGTCTTCTTAAAAAAAGATGCTATCAATGTACCCACAGAGGCTGAATCTGAGCATGAAACCTCCAAAGCATCTTAAAACAAAGACGACCTTCACTTTATGCGGTCTCTAAACACTGTGCACCAGACCAGGCACAGATAGATTGCTAGATGTATGCAGAAATGGACAGTAGCAAGCAAGTCCCAAAAGGAAATATCAGATTGGCATACTGTATTAAGTTTAAGGGCATTATAGAGTATTCATGTCTCCAACAGTCTGGTTGCAGGTTGGAGGAAGCAGGTGGTCATGGTCCTAACTTCCACAACACTGGGATTGTGGAcatgtgtgttgaagtattagCATCAAAAATACTACAGCTGGAACAATAGCATATGAATAATGTTCTTGACAAACATGCTTGGTCTTTTTCTATAGGTTTCATGTAACAAAGGATTTTAGGGtcagaaaaacacaaggaaGCACAGAACATTACAATCAAAGCATGTGCATAGAGCTGATGATAAACCAGCTATCCTTCTTCTCccctgggttcctgggttcaTCTCCTTCTCTATAAAGGCAGTCTCATCCTGTTGATGTTGCCAGTAAACACCTCAGCCCTCCCATGGTCATGTCCATCCTGTGTGGCTAGGAGCCCGTTCTGGCAGCCAACATCACAGAATAGGACTCTTGGGGCCGACAGTACAGGGGGATCGAGCCACATCTAATTGTCATAATGATCACTTTATCCACAATCAGTTTGGATTGTATGACGATAAGAAAACTCAGCAGAGCAAGGAGCGCATCCCGCAGGGTGCAGTTGCATATTCAAATGCTTGGCTCTGTTTGGTTCTTTGTAAGCAAATGGTCTTGTCAGTGGAGGTACAGGAGGCATGCGTGACAAATAAACTTCCTGTCGGGGAGTGTGCCCCCTCAACATTCCAGCTATGCCATCTGCTTGTGCAATCTCCATATTTGAAGATTTTTCAAACTGATATTGTGAGATGCCACACGACACCATAGTGCAACAAAACACATATTTTGTTGAAAATACAGTTTCTCTATAACAAAACTGATGTAAAGATTTCCAAAGCTCTACGTCAAGCTTGCCTGTGCGTATTGCTCTCAATTTGCCTTTTAAGCCAAAAAAAGCAGTGTTAACTTacacacaaatattgtacagtaaaagacttacagtactgtaaatgaacagGAGCACCAAGTAAGTCATTGTGTTATTACATCTACTTGAACAAATATGGGAAAGATTAAGAAATCTATGAATACATCTTGTTAGAATTAGTAGGAAATAGTAGCCGTTGAGACAATGTGTGTGCTGTATGTACAGTTAATAGTGTGATGATTAAGGGTAATCACATTTGATGAATGACGGCTTGTTTGGTGCAATTATCTAATTTAATGCTAATGGTGAGAACGCATCACCATCAAGTGATCTGCCATGGCCAAAGATATTCCTTACATGTTTACATAGGTGCACACTAAAGCAAGCACTAGAATCACAGTAGGTGCTTACTTTTCATTCTATAAACAGGCTCATGGGGAAAACGTACGGTTTACTTCTAGTTATACTTTCAGCTTCTTTTCTAAACGTCTTCTTAAATCACATCCATATTACATCTGTAATTCCTTGTACAGTATAAGTAAGAACATAGCGATTCCTACCTTCAGGCCACTTTGCACCAACTTGTGGATGTCCAGAAAGGGTTCTTTGATTAACTCCAGATCATGGTTGAGTATTCTCACAATTCCTTCCCTCTCTAAGACAAAGAGCCGCTGGGATCCATCCCCACAGTGCACTACGGCCACCGGCTGCCTGAGACCACTCAACACCTCCTGGGCACAGTagcagttgtgtttgtgtttcctgggTAACAAGGATGGTACAAAAGGTTAGACAGACGATGGTGGTGGGTAATCCAGTTACAAGGTATCGAGACCATCTATATGCAGAATACGTTTTCAAAGCCTACTGGCTTTTTAATAACAATTATAAATATATGCCTATAAATACACAATGCTTTACAGTCTTTATGGACTTGTGTACATGCTTGTTTTCTGACAATTGTGTGATTTTGCATTTGCTACTTCACCATCATTATGCTATATTGAGACCATGATGTAAAACACTTTCTGGATGTGAGAAACACCCAAGTAACTCAATGCTAAATCCCAAAACAGGAGTCATCATATTTTTGGCATCTTCTCTCAACATCTAATATGAGAAAGAGACCTGGCCACTGTCCTGTACCATAGCAAATCTCTGAAGTGACAAACCAGGCGCCACAGTTGTTAGTTATTTGACTGAATGTTGATTGCTGCTATTCACTTTTGGCTGCATTACTTGCCTTTGCCGTgagcaaacagaaacataagCTGTTTTAATCCTGAGGTTTGTCCACATCACATTTGGTCACATAATAAAAGGGAATTGGCATTATATTTCCTTGTGGAAGTAGGAACAATGTTAATATGGACCAGTGATTGAGGTTGTTTCAACAAAACATTCAATCTGATCTCATAAGAACAAATAAAGCCTGAAATTTCCCTTTGGCTGAAACACATTCACGTACAAGCCAAAACATATCCAACATAATAGCATACACCCCATCTATAGCATAGCTGGATGGAACAAACCAGGCTACAAACCTGCTGATACTTTCTATGTCCACATCTCCCAGGTAGTTAGAGTCTTGTGTTTGTGGTTTCTTTCGCTGGAAATCTGGAAAGCATAAactgctgtctctcctcccATAATATTGGCAGAATTCATCCACATCAGCTTGGAATAGTtctagaaaacaaaaaagataagCAGAGGGTCAGCATGGTCACATTATATAGCACACTCACTTAGATGATGAGCGCTGTTTAGCTTATAGAGATGGCTAAACTgaaaaaagaatcaaacttaTACTGTCCTATTAATATTTTACAGGAAGATGTGGCTTTACTGTGTGCATGCATGAGAATGCGCAAGACAGCTGAAACAGTAACTGAGAGACAGAGGGGGTTGTAGGCATGATGTCCTTGATTAGCCAAACCACATTCTGGCTAGAATGGCCTCAAAtaaacaactgaagcaacactTGGCCAAACTGAATGGTTCACAAATTAGATAGGACTTTGCTGAAAACTAtgactccacctcctccttttgtcattatataatttataaaaTGCTGCCAGTGCACTAGTTCAAAggatatatataaaaacacaatgactAACATGAGGTTACAATCACAAACGATACAAAACT encodes the following:
- the hhip gene encoding hedgehog-interacting protein isoform X3; amino-acid sequence: MDKMPHREPDLPRLCQDFCREFYYTCRGHIPELFQADVDEFCQYYGRRDSSLCFPDFQRKKPQTQDSNYLGDVDIESISRKHKHNCYCAQEVLSGLRQPVAVVHCGDGSQRLFVLEREGIVRILNHDLELIKEPFLDIHKLVQSGLKGGDERGLLSLAFHPNYKKNGKLYVSYTTNQERWAIGPHDHILRVVEYTISRKNPNQVDTRTVRVLMEVAELHRKHLGGQLLFGPDGLLHIVLGDGMITLDDMEEMDGLSDFTGSVLRVDVDTDCCTSPYSIPRDNPYFNSTNQPPEIFAHGIHDPGRCALDRLQRDNGSLLMLCTDASGKNTSAGRILEITKGKDYENEPSVYDLQSTGGAPLVGGFIYRGCQSRRLYDSYVFGDRNGNLRILQKSTMSASTSDEQWQEKPLCLGSASSCGSTLVGHILGFGEDELGEVYILASSKSMVQSHSGKLYKLVDPKRPHAPKECQRQVEPPELLMTACSRHCKNGHCTPIGKCCCSPGWEGPFCRVAKCEPACRNGGVCMEPNKCLCKSGYSGGQCEKSERGMPNDQEKDGILDHIIDMTSYLLDLSSYIV
- the hhip gene encoding hedgehog-interacting protein isoform X1: MKHLQFVLVLAIAVNVWECGDAKFGERGEISPRRRRCYDGSLPKRLKKRERKVLLDGSGGGGGGSGDVCHRLYPRVSCCPNRRAAYQILHRRDARIFSTNNTECGHLLEEIKCARCSPNAQVLFHSLDMDKMPHREPDLPRLCQDFCREFYYTCRGHIPELFQADVDEFCQYYGRRDSSLCFPDFQRKKPQTQDSNYLGDVDIESISRKHKHNCYCAQEVLSGLRQPVAVVHCGDGSQRLFVLEREGIVRILNHDLELIKEPFLDIHKLVQSGLKGGDERGLLSLAFHPNYKKNGKLYVSYTTNQERWAIGPHDHILRVVEYTISRKNPNQVDTRTVRVLMEVAELHRKHLGGQLLFGPDGLLHIVLGDGMITLDDMEEMDGLSDFTGSVLRVDVDTDCCTSPYSIPRDNPYFNSTNQPPEIFAHGIHDPGRCALDRLQRDNGSLLMLCTDASGKNTSAGRILEITKGKDYENEPSVYDLQSTGGAPLVGGFIYRGCQSRRLYDSYVFGDRNGNLRILQKSTMSASTSDEQWQEKPLCLGSASSCGSTLVGHILGFGEDELGEVYILASSKSMVQSHSGKLYKLVDPKRPHAPKECQRQVEPPELLMTACSRHCKNGHCTPIGKCCCSPGWEGPFCRVAKCEPACRNGGVCMEPNKCLCKSGYSGGQCEKSERGMPNDQEKDGILDHIIDMTSYLLDLSSYIV
- the hhip gene encoding hedgehog-interacting protein isoform X2, with protein sequence MAESTQMLLSTDLVPAHGTRIQWIFSTNNTECGHLLEEIKCARCSPNAQVLFHSLDMDKMPHREPDLPRLCQDFCREFYYTCRGHIPELFQADVDEFCQYYGRRDSSLCFPDFQRKKPQTQDSNYLGDVDIESISRKHKHNCYCAQEVLSGLRQPVAVVHCGDGSQRLFVLEREGIVRILNHDLELIKEPFLDIHKLVQSGLKGGDERGLLSLAFHPNYKKNGKLYVSYTTNQERWAIGPHDHILRVVEYTISRKNPNQVDTRTVRVLMEVAELHRKHLGGQLLFGPDGLLHIVLGDGMITLDDMEEMDGLSDFTGSVLRVDVDTDCCTSPYSIPRDNPYFNSTNQPPEIFAHGIHDPGRCALDRLQRDNGSLLMLCTDASGKNTSAGRILEITKGKDYENEPSVYDLQSTGGAPLVGGFIYRGCQSRRLYDSYVFGDRNGNLRILQKSTMSASTSDEQWQEKPLCLGSASSCGSTLVGHILGFGEDELGEVYILASSKSMVQSHSGKLYKLVDPKRPHAPKECQRQVEPPELLMTACSRHCKNGHCTPIGKCCCSPGWEGPFCRVAKCEPACRNGGVCMEPNKCLCKSGYSGGQCEKSERGMPNDQEKDGILDHIIDMTSYLLDLSSYIV